In Pseudoliparis swirei isolate HS2019 ecotype Mariana Trench chromosome 9, NWPU_hadal_v1, whole genome shotgun sequence, a genomic segment contains:
- the her3 gene encoding hairy-related 3 → MVATTDCVEKSKPIAGNKVSKPLMEKKRRARINKCLDQLKSLLESYYSTSIRKRKLEKADILELTVKHLRNLQKIHSCTAAASEFSDYQSGFRCCLANVNQYLLMADNLNGSDRWMLSQLSSKLCRSRGREEAFSTMDSAPDRADAQEEVRRILPPAAGPEQRKTAKSKTLKEQSASTSSLLPNGDAGAKQAVPAAAPKLNTPEQSSMNKKIHAASHRNEVANTQHNVWRPW, encoded by the exons ATGGTGGCGACGACAGACTGTGTAGAAAAGTCCAAACCCATCGCTGGAAACAAG GTATCCAAACCACTCATGGAAAAGAAACGAAGAGCTCGCATAAACAAATGCTTGGACCAGTTAAAATCTCTCCTGGAGAGCTACTACAGCACTAGT ATTCGAAAGCGCAAACTGGAAAAGGCCGACATCCTGGAGCTTACTGTGAAACATCTAAGGAACCTCCAAAAGATCCACAGCT GCACAGCCGCTGCTTCAGAGTTCTCTGACTATCAAAGTGGGTTCAGATGCTGCCTGGCAAACGTCAACCAGTATCTGCTGATGGCAGACAACTTAAACGGGAGCGACCGCTGGATGTTATCGCAGCTCTCCAGTAAACTCTGCCGCTCCCGTGGACGAGAGGAAgccttcagcaccatggacagcgctCCGGACCGAGCGGACGCGCAGGAGGAAGTGCGCAGGATTCTTCCACCCGCAGCTGGACCAGAGCAAAGAAAAACGGCTAAATCTAAAACTTTGAAAGAGCAGAGCGCCAGCACGTCTTCCCTTTTACCGAATGGAGACGCTGGAGCCAAACAGGCGGTTCCTGCCGCGGCTCCCAAACTAAATACTCCCGAACAAAGTTCCATGAACAAGAAGATTCACGCCGCCAGTCACAGGAATGAAGTTGCAAACACTCAGCACAATGTGTGGCGGCCTTGGTGA